In Kangiella profundi, one DNA window encodes the following:
- the folB gene encoding dihydroneopterin aldolase has translation MDIVFIEDLKVDTVIGIYDWERQIRQTISIDLEMAHDIQPAAQEDTIDKCLDYKSVAKRIIAFVEESEFQLVETLAEKIAEIVRNEFNVPWLKLKLSKPGAVRGSKNVGVIIERGNR, from the coding sequence GTGGACATCGTTTTTATTGAAGACTTAAAAGTAGATACCGTCATTGGTATTTATGACTGGGAACGACAAATCCGTCAAACCATCAGTATTGATCTGGAAATGGCGCATGATATTCAGCCAGCAGCGCAGGAAGATACCATCGATAAGTGTCTTGATTACAAATCTGTGGCCAAACGAATTATTGCTTTTGTTGAAGAGTCCGAGTTTCAGCTGGTTGAAACTTTGGCAGAAAAGATTGCTGAGATTGTCCGCAATGAATTTAATGTGCCCTGGTTGAAGTTAAAGCTTAGCAAGCCAGGAGCTGTTCGTGGGTCCAAGAATGTAGGTGTCATCATAGAGCGCGGCAATAGATAA
- a CDS encoding undecaprenyl-diphosphate phosphatase, whose translation MDWLQALFLALIQGLTEFLPISSSAHLILTSKVLQWQDQGLAFDVAVHVGTLTAVVVYFRKEVAEMISAWFKAVLGGQPTPNSRLAWAVIFGTIPVGLFGLFLEAFDIVDLYLRETYVIAITTIIFGLLLWYAERQYKGKPAEQFKDEYQLRWRDIFAIGGAQALALIPGTSRSGITMTAAALLGFSRTAAARYSFLLSIPAIVLPGGLKGIQLAQEGTKFDWDFLILGIVVSALSAFACIHLFLKWLEKIGFMPFVWYRLILGVVLFAIVFMG comes from the coding sequence ATGGATTGGCTTCAAGCATTATTTCTAGCATTAATTCAAGGCTTAACTGAGTTCCTTCCGATCTCGAGTTCGGCGCATTTAATTCTGACATCAAAGGTGTTGCAGTGGCAGGATCAGGGATTAGCCTTTGATGTGGCGGTGCATGTTGGGACTCTGACGGCGGTAGTTGTTTATTTCCGTAAGGAAGTGGCGGAGATGATCAGTGCTTGGTTTAAGGCGGTGTTAGGTGGTCAGCCAACGCCAAACTCCCGTCTGGCCTGGGCGGTGATTTTTGGTACGATTCCTGTCGGTTTATTTGGTCTGTTTTTAGAAGCCTTTGATATCGTTGACTTGTATCTGCGTGAGACCTATGTGATTGCGATTACCACTATTATTTTTGGTCTTTTGTTGTGGTACGCGGAGCGTCAATACAAAGGAAAACCTGCCGAGCAATTTAAGGATGAGTATCAATTACGCTGGCGGGATATTTTTGCCATTGGTGGTGCTCAGGCTCTGGCTTTGATTCCGGGCACTTCACGTTCCGGCATTACCATGACAGCAGCGGCGTTATTAGGCTTTTCTCGTACTGCAGCTGCTCGTTATTCATTCCTGTTATCAATTCCTGCAATTGTATTGCCGGGTGGTTTGAAAGGCATTCAGCTGGCTCAGGAAGGTACTAAGTTTGATTGGGACTTTTTGATTTTAGGAATTGTTGTTTCGGCATTGAGTGCATTTGCCTGCATACATCTTTTCCTTAAGTGGTTGGAAAAAATCGGCTTTATGCCATTTGTCTGGTATCGACTTATTCTGGGCGTGGTTTTATTCGCTATCGTATTTATGGGCTAA
- the rpsU gene encoding 30S ribosomal protein S21 has product MPSVRVKENEPFDVALRRFKRSCEKAGILAEVRKREYYEKPTSVRKREKAAAVKRAAKKVARENARRIRLY; this is encoded by the coding sequence ATGCCAAGCGTAAGAGTTAAAGAAAACGAGCCATTTGACGTTGCATTACGTCGCTTCAAGCGTTCGTGCGAGAAAGCAGGTATTTTGGCTGAAGTTCGTAAGCGTGAATACTACGAGAAGCCAACATCTGTTCGTAAGCGCGAAAAAGCTGCGGCAGTAAAACGTGCAGCGAAAAAAGTAGCTCGCGAAAACGCTCGTCGCATTCGCTTGTATTAA
- a CDS encoding multifunctional CCA addition/repair protein codes for MQIYLVGGAVRDRLLGLKVVDHDHVVVGATPEQMLAKGFKEVGKDFPVYLHPKTGGEYALARTERKSGKGYKGFKVDFSPEITLEQDLIRRDLTINAMAQDEAGNLIDPFHGQQDLNAKILRHVSPAFAEDPLRVLRVARFAARFAHLGFIIADETFALMQELSYGDELKHLTPERVWAETEKALATESPQVYFDVLHQCGALAVVMPEMDCLWGIPNPEKWHPEIDTGIHTLMVIEQAARKTPDLRIRFAAAVHDLGKGVTPRDQWPQHRGHEESGIPVIKKLCKRLKIPKVYEQLATQVSRYHLHSHKMFELRPSTVLKMLKGLSAYRNPDFLEAFILTCEADFNGRLGNEDKPYPQGDLLRECFKVSEKVNVQLLIEKGYEGAKLGEAIDRARLKAIKDLLAHKYDSE; via the coding sequence ATGCAAATCTATTTGGTTGGCGGCGCAGTAAGAGACAGATTACTCGGACTCAAGGTTGTAGATCATGACCATGTTGTGGTTGGTGCTACCCCGGAGCAAATGCTGGCCAAAGGCTTTAAAGAAGTAGGTAAAGACTTTCCAGTCTATCTTCACCCGAAGACTGGTGGAGAGTATGCACTGGCCAGAACTGAACGCAAGTCCGGAAAAGGTTATAAAGGCTTTAAAGTCGATTTTTCACCTGAAATAACCCTGGAACAGGATCTGATTCGTCGCGATCTGACCATTAACGCCATGGCCCAGGACGAAGCTGGCAACCTCATCGATCCTTTTCACGGTCAGCAAGACCTCAATGCCAAAATTTTGCGTCACGTATCGCCTGCTTTTGCCGAAGACCCCTTGCGCGTTTTACGTGTTGCCCGTTTCGCAGCCCGCTTTGCCCACCTTGGCTTTATCATTGCCGATGAAACTTTTGCATTGATGCAGGAGCTATCCTATGGCGATGAACTCAAGCATCTGACACCTGAGCGAGTGTGGGCTGAAACCGAAAAGGCTTTGGCCACCGAATCTCCACAGGTTTATTTTGACGTGCTTCATCAATGCGGGGCGCTGGCTGTTGTGATGCCGGAAATGGACTGTCTTTGGGGAATACCAAACCCTGAGAAATGGCACCCCGAAATTGATACCGGTATTCATACATTGATGGTGATAGAGCAAGCTGCAAGAAAAACCCCTGATTTGCGTATTCGTTTTGCCGCAGCGGTGCATGACCTCGGCAAAGGCGTTACTCCACGCGATCAATGGCCACAGCATCGCGGTCATGAAGAGTCAGGTATTCCAGTCATAAAAAAACTATGCAAGCGACTTAAAATCCCAAAGGTTTATGAGCAGCTCGCGACCCAGGTATCCCGTTATCACCTACACAGCCACAAGATGTTTGAGCTTCGCCCTAGCACCGTACTAAAAATGCTTAAGGGATTAAGTGCTTATCGTAACCCAGACTTTTTAGAAGCATTTATTTTGACCTGTGAAGCAGACTTTAACGGTAGGCTCGGTAATGAAGATAAACCTTATCCGCAAGGCGACTTGCTGAGAGAATGCTTTAAGGTCTCTGAAAAGGTAAATGTTCAGTTACTGATTGAGAAAGGCTATGAAGGCGCCAAGCTCGGCGAGGCAATCGACCGAGCTCGACTAAAAGCTATTAAAGACTTGTTAGCCCATAAATACGATAGCGAATAA
- the plsY gene encoding glycerol-3-phosphate 1-O-acyltransferase PlsY, with protein sequence MEWQLAGLWLLAYLTGSISSAVIVCRIMGLPDPRKFGSHNPGATNVLRLGGKKAAIFTLLGDMLKAIIPILIGYALDLHNRNLGWVGFMAFIGHLYPIYFRFKGGKGMATYFGALVALSPLLLAYCIVTWMVTAFFTRYASLASILSSFAVAAFGFYLDHKYFFPLFAMFLILTARHHRNIKNLWHGTERKITDKRSNDSQ encoded by the coding sequence ATGGAATGGCAACTTGCCGGGCTTTGGCTACTGGCTTACCTGACTGGCTCTATTTCGAGTGCGGTGATCGTTTGTCGCATTATGGGCCTGCCGGATCCGCGTAAATTTGGCTCGCACAACCCGGGGGCTACTAATGTATTAAGGCTGGGTGGCAAAAAAGCAGCCATCTTCACTTTGCTTGGCGATATGCTGAAAGCCATCATACCGATTCTAATTGGCTATGCCTTAGACCTGCATAATCGAAATCTGGGTTGGGTGGGCTTCATGGCATTTATCGGGCACCTTTACCCAATTTATTTCCGCTTCAAGGGCGGCAAAGGCATGGCCACCTACTTTGGTGCTCTGGTCGCGCTATCGCCATTACTACTTGCCTACTGTATTGTCACCTGGATGGTAACAGCCTTCTTTACACGCTATGCGTCGCTGGCATCCATACTATCCAGTTTTGCTGTTGCTGCTTTCGGCTTTTATCTGGATCATAAGTACTTCTTTCCATTATTTGCCATGTTCCTGATATTGACCGCCAGACACCATCGCAATATAAAAAATCTGTGGCATGGTACCGAACGCAAAATTACCGATAAGAGAAGTAATGATTCGCAGTAA
- a CDS encoding DUF4124 domain-containing protein — MHGFLLTFTLVLTLCFTAGSQAYEGKIYKWKDKDGKLHFSDKPPKDQSLKVEEQKVDSSKLTVTSMPRSQRQTPLTAGQCQAAIDNLKNTEPLYRGELVEKLAKKEINDEQFAQGLAKLDEVKRIMNPDSCRNAQPEDRSLLNCIAQNKDARQCIK, encoded by the coding sequence ATGCACGGATTTTTACTCACATTTACTTTGGTCCTAACGCTCTGCTTTACTGCTGGTAGCCAGGCTTATGAAGGTAAGATTTATAAATGGAAAGATAAGGATGGCAAGCTCCACTTCTCCGACAAGCCGCCTAAAGACCAATCTCTTAAGGTGGAAGAGCAAAAAGTCGACAGCAGTAAGCTGACCGTGACCAGCATGCCACGCTCGCAAAGGCAAACTCCTTTAACGGCTGGTCAATGCCAGGCAGCTATCGATAACCTGAAAAATACTGAACCGCTGTATCGTGGTGAGTTAGTCGAAAAGCTGGCAAAAAAAGAAATCAACGACGAGCAATTTGCTCAGGGGCTGGCTAAGCTTGATGAAGTAAAAAGAATCATGAACCCTGATAGCTGTAGAAATGCTCAACCTGAAGACCGCTCTTTGCTAAACTGTATCGCACAAAATAAAGATGCCAGACAGTGTATAAAGTAG
- a CDS encoding class I SAM-dependent methyltransferase yields the protein MVHFLKDYPTYFEWLTQQCRLLKVPLVNGVQGKASYRLSQTIAGEIEKQGALPFSQFMHHALYEPGLGYYSAGSHKLGEGGDFVTAPELSPLFAQTLSKSFIKVFEQSEAQVLELGAGSGAFAVELMKELEIHNNLPQGYCILEVSADLKQRQRQAIEQSIPHLANRFEWLDRLPEEFSGVIFANEVVDALPVDLVRKQKSQLQKAHVKLDDSGYRFSWQETEAIQEVNSYLKHWPHGYITEHHLQTEYWLEGLVECLSKGAIILIDYGYSADEYYEPHRAQGTLQCYYQQHKHQNPLLLPGLQDITASVNFSQIAYATHKRGAEIVGYCEQALFLMSSGIEQQAAKLAENLGSDTMAQVKISQQLKKLLMPDEMGENCKVLVAAKNCPVQLQGFALSNKLHRL from the coding sequence ATGGTTCACTTTTTAAAGGATTATCCAACCTATTTTGAATGGCTGACACAACAGTGCCGTTTGCTTAAGGTGCCACTAGTTAATGGCGTACAGGGCAAAGCCAGTTATCGTTTGAGCCAGACCATTGCTGGTGAAATTGAAAAGCAGGGCGCGCTGCCTTTCAGTCAATTCATGCACCATGCTCTGTATGAGCCAGGATTGGGCTACTACAGTGCGGGCAGTCATAAACTGGGTGAAGGTGGCGACTTTGTGACAGCACCGGAACTGTCGCCATTGTTTGCTCAGACTCTGAGCAAGAGTTTTATTAAGGTATTTGAACAAAGTGAGGCGCAAGTTCTAGAGCTGGGTGCTGGTAGCGGTGCTTTTGCCGTAGAGCTCATGAAAGAGCTAGAAATACACAATAACTTGCCGCAAGGGTATTGTATTCTTGAAGTTTCCGCAGACTTAAAGCAGCGACAAAGACAGGCCATTGAGCAATCGATTCCTCATCTGGCCAATCGATTCGAATGGCTCGACCGGCTACCTGAAGAGTTTTCAGGTGTCATTTTTGCCAACGAAGTAGTTGATGCTTTGCCTGTTGATTTGGTGCGCAAGCAGAAGAGTCAATTGCAAAAAGCTCACGTTAAGCTGGATGATTCTGGCTATCGATTTAGCTGGCAAGAAACAGAAGCCATTCAGGAAGTTAACTCTTATCTGAAACATTGGCCACACGGCTATATCACTGAGCACCATCTGCAAACTGAATATTGGCTGGAAGGACTGGTAGAGTGCTTGAGTAAAGGTGCAATAATTCTGATCGATTACGGTTACAGCGCTGATGAGTACTATGAACCACATCGAGCACAGGGGACCTTGCAATGTTATTACCAGCAACACAAACACCAAAACCCATTGTTATTACCCGGACTTCAAGATATCACCGCATCAGTGAATTTTAGCCAGATAGCTTATGCAACACATAAGCGAGGTGCGGAGATTGTGGGTTATTGTGAGCAGGCGCTGTTTCTGATGTCCAGTGGTATTGAGCAGCAAGCAGCAAAGCTAGCCGAAAACCTCGGATCTGATACAATGGCGCAGGTCAAAATCAGCCAGCAGCTAAAAAAATTGCTGATGCCTGATGAGATGGGCGAAAACTGCAAAGTTCTGGTCGCTGCTAAAAACTGTCCTGTTCAACTACAAGGTTTTGCATTGAGCAATAAATTACATCGCTTATGA
- a CDS encoding multidrug effflux MFS transporter, whose translation MIRSKINVAHLLPLLASMVAITPLAIDMYLPAMPIIAKELGTSSSAIQVSLSLYLAGYALGMMLFGPIADRIGRRKVALVGLTGFIITSLLLAFTESINEFLTYRFVQAAFGSGATVVVPGIIRDLYKEHTAKGLSYVSLIMMVAPMIAPGIGSFILELSVWRTIFLSLAGYAVMILLLVIWKLPKNLPLRSDRKWLHEFASNYKLVFSHPASRLNIISSMMGSFGFFCYITTISFVYIEYFGVSEGKFSILFGANVVALMITNIINTRTVERAGSARMLMIGTIIANVFALTLVLVTVFDWSLYWTVGALFPLIGSLALITVNSDGLILNQFPQQTGTATAVIGTLRFGSGALAGPILALLFDGTPLNFAILMFASVAIVMIVQLIRRRLSLS comes from the coding sequence ATGATTCGCAGTAAAATCAATGTAGCTCACCTTTTACCTCTGCTCGCCTCAATGGTCGCAATTACGCCACTGGCCATTGATATGTATTTGCCTGCCATGCCAATCATTGCAAAAGAGCTTGGCACTTCATCGAGCGCGATCCAGGTGTCGCTGAGTCTCTATCTGGCGGGCTATGCATTGGGCATGATGCTATTTGGCCCTATTGCAGATCGAATTGGACGCCGCAAAGTTGCCCTAGTTGGTTTAACTGGCTTTATCATTACATCCCTATTGCTTGCTTTTACTGAGTCTATTAATGAATTCCTGACATATCGCTTTGTGCAGGCAGCGTTCGGCAGCGGAGCCACCGTCGTTGTACCCGGCATTATTCGTGATTTGTATAAAGAACACACCGCCAAGGGATTGTCCTACGTCAGCTTGATCATGATGGTGGCGCCAATGATTGCCCCCGGAATTGGTAGCTTTATTCTGGAACTGTCGGTGTGGCGTACAATTTTCCTGAGCCTAGCCGGCTATGCGGTAATGATATTGTTGCTGGTCATCTGGAAACTGCCTAAGAACCTACCGCTTCGCTCGGATCGTAAGTGGCTGCATGAGTTTGCCAGTAACTATAAACTGGTCTTTAGTCATCCAGCCTCAAGGCTCAATATCATCAGCTCGATGATGGGCTCCTTTGGTTTCTTCTGCTATATCACTACCATATCATTCGTCTATATCGAATATTTTGGGGTTAGCGAAGGCAAGTTCAGTATTTTGTTTGGCGCCAATGTCGTTGCACTTATGATTACCAACATCATCAACACCCGCACCGTTGAGCGAGCCGGTTCTGCCAGAATGCTGATGATTGGCACTATTATCGCTAATGTCTTTGCGCTTACCCTGGTTCTGGTGACTGTTTTTGACTGGTCATTGTATTGGACTGTCGGTGCCTTATTCCCACTGATTGGCTCGCTGGCGCTGATAACCGTTAACTCCGATGGGCTAATTCTCAACCAGTTTCCGCAGCAAACCGGCACTGCCACCGCCGTTATAGGCACTTTGCGTTTTGGCAGTGGCGCTCTGGCGGGGCCAATTCTGGCACTTCTCTTTGATGGAACCCCGCTCAATTTCGCGATTTTGATGTTCGCATCCGTTGCTATTGTCATGATTGTGCAGCTAATTAGACGCCGACTGAGTCTTAGCTAA
- a CDS encoding GatB/YqeY domain-containing protein has product MSTLNDRIKEAMKDAMRAKDKARLSTIRLILSAIKQVEVDTRSELDDTAILAILDKMVKQRRESIKQYEDAGRQELADVEYAEIEVLQEFLPKPLTDDEIAELIEQAISSTGAESIKDMGKVMGILKPQLQGRADMGQVSGKIKSRLG; this is encoded by the coding sequence ATGTCTACTCTAAACGATCGAATTAAAGAAGCCATGAAAGATGCCATGCGCGCCAAAGATAAGGCTCGCCTGTCGACCATCCGTTTAATCCTGTCTGCTATCAAACAAGTTGAAGTTGATACTCGTAGCGAGTTAGATGATACCGCGATCCTCGCCATTCTCGATAAAATGGTGAAACAGCGTCGCGAATCGATCAAGCAATATGAAGACGCAGGCCGCCAAGAGCTGGCTGATGTGGAATATGCTGAGATCGAAGTCCTCCAGGAATTCCTTCCAAAGCCATTAACTGATGACGAAATTGCCGAACTTATCGAGCAAGCAATCAGTAGCACCGGCGCAGAATCTATTAAAGACATGGGCAAAGTAATGGGCATTCTTAAGCCACAATTACAAGGCCGTGCTGATATGGGCCAAGTCAGCGGAAAAATCAAAAGCCGCTTAGGTTAG
- the folK gene encoding 2-amino-4-hydroxy-6-hydroxymethyldihydropteridine diphosphokinase, whose translation MAIIFISIGSNQDAARQIRYGVQRLDEMFSHLKLSKVYESEAVGFEGDNFLNLVARAETQMTIAQVEQIFKSIEKEAGRRRDVPKFSDRALDIDLLLYDDVICEQPIHLPRGEILHHAFVLQPLAEIEPQGKHPVVKKTYQELWQAFDKKEQQKLWAIEFDWQR comes from the coding sequence ATGGCTATCATTTTTATCAGTATCGGCAGTAATCAGGATGCGGCACGCCAAATCCGATATGGTGTGCAACGCCTTGATGAAATGTTCAGCCATTTAAAGCTGTCGAAAGTTTATGAAAGTGAAGCGGTAGGTTTTGAGGGCGATAATTTTCTCAATCTGGTGGCCAGAGCGGAAACTCAGATGACGATTGCCCAAGTGGAACAGATTTTTAAATCCATCGAAAAAGAAGCTGGTCGTCGTCGCGATGTGCCGAAATTCAGTGACAGAGCGCTGGATATTGATCTGTTGCTATATGACGATGTAATTTGTGAGCAGCCAATTCACTTACCTCGTGGTGAAATTCTTCATCATGCTTTTGTGCTGCAACCACTGGCAGAAATTGAACCGCAAGGAAAACATCCAGTGGTTAAAAAAACGTATCAGGAGCTGTGGCAGGCATTTGATAAAAAAGAACAACAAAAGTTATGGGCCATAGAGTTCGATTGGCAACGATAA
- a CDS encoding S41 family peptidase: protein MKVFSKKAFSFLLALPLLAAITSHSATAVSQADAEKWSQDIDAYWRILEEKHIDLYHKLTYKDFELEISAIKSQLPSLTHEQIIIELMRLTHKVGDGHTTVPLWDQQYHKFPIELKVINDEILVTGSSNEYSSLIGNELTAINGKPVQQVYDMFAEIVPFAENDYSTPVRVAEYMMTAELLRGLGVIDSLDSVEFTFKNFNQSFKYHMTASTNNQITQRINFKQKLPFKPYGGVDDHLWYGAADKGKTVYINFEKYSSMSKMDEMSAELLRFINHYKTENLIIDLRGNQGGDFFIGLKLAQVLVLANSINWKSGVYVMIDNNTYSAAMSNASQFAQLLNATLVGQPTGSKPNGYQDMWQFTLPNSGLIVTYSKRMYRFEDRDADAVFPDVAIELTAEDYMRANDKSLGWVIQDINSRKTRTLVQN from the coding sequence ATGAAGGTATTCAGTAAAAAAGCATTTTCATTCCTATTAGCCCTGCCCTTGCTAGCGGCTATTACTTCTCACAGCGCAACTGCAGTTAGCCAGGCTGATGCTGAGAAGTGGAGTCAGGATATCGATGCCTACTGGAGAATCCTTGAAGAAAAGCATATCGATCTTTACCACAAGCTTACCTATAAAGACTTTGAGCTTGAAATCAGCGCGATTAAAAGTCAGCTTCCATCTCTTACTCATGAGCAAATCATTATTGAATTGATGCGCCTAACCCATAAAGTTGGCGATGGACACACAACTGTTCCTTTGTGGGATCAGCAATATCACAAGTTTCCCATTGAGTTAAAAGTCATCAATGATGAAATTCTGGTTACCGGCTCTTCTAACGAATACTCCAGCCTGATTGGCAATGAACTTACTGCCATCAACGGCAAGCCTGTGCAACAAGTGTATGACATGTTTGCTGAGATTGTGCCATTTGCTGAAAATGACTACTCAACTCCTGTTCGCGTTGCCGAATACATGATGACTGCTGAGCTTTTACGAGGTCTGGGGGTTATCGACAGCCTGGACTCTGTCGAATTCACCTTCAAGAACTTCAATCAAAGCTTTAAGTATCACATGACTGCTAGCACCAACAATCAAATTACGCAGCGTATCAATTTTAAGCAGAAGCTTCCGTTTAAACCTTATGGCGGTGTTGACGATCACCTTTGGTATGGCGCTGCTGACAAAGGTAAAACCGTTTATATCAACTTTGAAAAATACAGCTCAATGTCCAAAATGGACGAGATGTCTGCCGAGTTGCTTCGCTTCATCAACCACTACAAAACAGAGAACCTGATCATTGACTTACGTGGCAATCAAGGCGGCGATTTCTTTATCGGACTTAAGCTGGCGCAGGTGTTAGTACTTGCTAACAGCATCAACTGGAAGTCTGGTGTTTACGTCATGATTGATAACAACACCTACTCTGCGGCTATGTCAAATGCCTCTCAGTTTGCCCAGTTGTTGAATGCAACATTGGTCGGTCAGCCCACCGGTTCAAAGCCTAACGGCTATCAGGATATGTGGCAGTTCACTCTACCAAACTCTGGGTTGATTGTGACTTACTCAAAAAGAATGTATCGCTTTGAAGACAGGGATGCAGATGCTGTTTTCCCAGACGTGGCCATTGAATTGACCGCTGAAGATTACATGCGTGCAAATGACAAAAGCTTAGGCTGGGTTATTCAAGATATTAACAGCCGCAAAACTCGTACTTTAGTACAAAATTAG
- a CDS encoding SDR family oxidoreductase, whose translation MSQQKVAIVTGGAIRVGRAIALELAKHGYAIALHYNHSAESAEQTAKEIEALGVQVKLIAANLSEPDSCSDVVAQAAELGELSVLINSAAIFPENDTINDDLSHWDQVMSLNLRAPVLLSQAFAASKPQQAHIINILDARINHPAGDHLVYRLSKAGLWHLTESLARELAPTIQVNGLALGAILPPPGADADHFARMADHIPLKRTGNPQAIADAVSFLIGQSFITGTIIPVDGGEFL comes from the coding sequence ATGAGTCAGCAGAAAGTCGCAATTGTTACCGGTGGGGCCATTAGAGTGGGGCGAGCCATAGCGCTTGAGCTTGCAAAGCATGGCTATGCAATAGCATTACACTACAATCATTCAGCAGAAAGTGCCGAGCAAACCGCCAAAGAAATTGAAGCTCTTGGCGTTCAAGTTAAATTAATAGCGGCCAATCTTTCCGAGCCCGATAGCTGTTCTGATGTGGTGGCTCAGGCTGCAGAGCTGGGTGAGCTGTCTGTCTTAATCAACAGCGCTGCGATTTTCCCTGAAAACGATACTATTAATGATGATCTGTCACACTGGGATCAGGTGATGAGTCTTAACTTGCGGGCTCCAGTGTTATTAAGTCAGGCCTTTGCAGCAAGCAAACCCCAGCAAGCTCATATCATCAATATTCTCGATGCTCGTATTAATCATCCAGCGGGCGACCACCTTGTGTATCGCCTGTCCAAAGCTGGTCTTTGGCATCTGACCGAGTCTCTCGCCCGAGAGCTGGCTCCAACAATTCAGGTCAATGGTCTTGCATTGGGAGCTATCTTGCCGCCGCCGGGGGCAGATGCCGATCATTTTGCTCGAATGGCCGATCATATCCCGCTCAAGCGAACAGGTAATCCACAGGCAATTGCAGACGCGGTCTCCTTTCTGATTGGGCAATCATTTATCACCGGCACTATCATTCCGGTTGATGGTGGTGAATTTCTGTAA
- the tsaD gene encoding tRNA (adenosine(37)-N6)-threonylcarbamoyltransferase complex transferase subunit TsaD, with amino-acid sequence MKILGIETSCDETGIAIYDSEQGIIADALFSQVKLHAEYGGVVPELASRDHVRKTIPLIKKVMAESGCTPADIDAIAYTKGPGLIGALFVGVGIGRSLAYAWDVPAIGVHHMEGHLLAPMLEDDKPEFPFVALLVSGGHTMLVDVKNLGQYTILGESIDDAAGEAFDKTAKIMGLGYPGGPALAKLAEQGRAGIYKLPRPMTDRPGLDFSFSGLKTAVANLYRDSDKSQQDLADIAYAFQEAVVDTIYIKCRRALEQTGHKSLVVSGGVSANISLRGKLSDLLQSKGGKAYYPRLQFCTDNGAMIAYAGYCRYQQIIEQQGQFEEPAVRAQPRWPIADLG; translated from the coding sequence ATGAAAATTCTCGGTATAGAGACATCCTGCGATGAAACCGGCATTGCTATCTATGATAGTGAGCAGGGTATTATTGCGGATGCATTATTCAGCCAGGTGAAGCTGCATGCTGAATATGGTGGTGTGGTGCCTGAGCTGGCATCCCGTGATCATGTGCGCAAAACCATTCCTTTAATTAAAAAGGTCATGGCTGAGTCGGGCTGTACGCCAGCTGATATTGATGCCATCGCCTACACTAAAGGCCCAGGTTTAATTGGGGCGCTGTTTGTTGGCGTTGGTATCGGGCGCAGTCTGGCGTATGCCTGGGACGTACCTGCGATTGGTGTGCATCATATGGAAGGGCACTTGTTAGCACCGATGCTGGAGGATGATAAGCCGGAATTTCCGTTTGTTGCCTTGTTGGTTTCGGGTGGCCACACTATGCTGGTCGATGTTAAGAATTTAGGCCAATACACCATTCTGGGCGAATCAATTGATGACGCTGCTGGCGAGGCCTTTGATAAGACCGCTAAAATTATGGGGCTGGGATATCCCGGAGGCCCGGCGCTTGCTAAGCTGGCCGAACAGGGGCGGGCAGGAATCTATAAGTTGCCAAGACCCATGACCGACCGACCTGGTCTCGATTTTAGTTTTAGTGGTTTGAAAACTGCGGTGGCCAATCTGTATCGTGATTCAGATAAGTCGCAACAGGACTTGGCGGATATCGCCTATGCTTTTCAGGAAGCGGTGGTGGATACCATTTATATTAAATGTCGACGTGCCCTTGAGCAGACTGGTCACAAGTCTCTGGTTGTTTCAGGCGGAGTAAGCGCTAACATTTCTTTGCGGGGAAAGCTCTCTGATTTGCTGCAGAGTAAAGGCGGCAAAGCCTACTACCCCAGACTTCAATTCTGCACCGATAATGGAGCCATGATCGCCTATGCTGGCTATTGCCGCTACCAGCAGATCATTGAACAGCAAGGTCAGTTTGAAGAACCTGCCGTTCGCGCGCAGCCGCGCTGGCCAATTGCGGACTTGGGTTGA